The DNA window ACAGTTATCATCACAGGAAGATGCCGATTTATAATAAACATGAGAATGGCGAAATAAATCAACAGTTTAACACCAAAATTCATAACCTAACTAACCTAAAATGTCTTTCTCAAGTTTTGACAAATTTAACAAGGTACGTTTATCTAATGAAAAACCCGCCATACTGGCCTCCTTACAAACCTCCTTACACTTGCCCACCCTCCCTGCAaccatatacatattaatcaagTCACGATACATATCATATGTTGGAGAGAAACCCGCTTCCTTGAGTTTGGAAAAATATCTCACTGCTCTTGCCAAATCCTTCAGGCCAATAAAAAGCTTTATTACTACACGATAAGCAGGAAGATCCAAGAGACATTCCCTGGCCTCCATTTCCCAAACCAGAGCTAATGCTTCCATGTACTTGTTCTCAGAATAACGACTATGAAGCAATGTTGTGTACATCACCACACTG is part of the Gossypium hirsutum isolate 1008001.06 chromosome D11, Gossypium_hirsutum_v2.1, whole genome shotgun sequence genome and encodes:
- the LOC121223588 gene encoding pentatricopeptide repeat-containing protein At2g01860 → MLKGFVKGGSLNLAWKLLSVVKQSKRMLDTGIYAKLILELGKNPDKHILVEELLGDLGERDDLNLSQQDCTAIMKVCIRHRKFEIVESLFYWFKQSGRDPSVVMYTTLLHSRYSENKYMEALALVWEMEARECLLDLPAYRVVIKLFIGLKDLARAVRYFSKLKEAGFSPTYDMYRDLINMYMVAGRVGKCKEVCKEASMAGFSLDKRTLLNLSKLEKDILG